A region from the uncultured Stenotrophomonas sp. genome encodes:
- the phaF gene encoding putative K(+)/H(+) antiporter subunit F (Evidence 3 : Function proposed based on presence of conserved amino acid motif, structural feature or limited homology) — MNGSLIFATTLVVCMHAVGLAMLLALWRLLRGPTVPDRILALDTLSITAIAELMLFGMYIDSAIYFEAALVIAMLGFCSTVVLSKFVLRRDIVE; from the coding sequence GTGAATGGCTCCCTGATTTTCGCAACCACGCTGGTGGTATGCATGCACGCGGTCGGCCTGGCGATGCTGCTGGCATTGTGGCGGCTGCTGCGTGGCCCGACCGTACCCGACCGCATTCTCGCGCTGGACACCCTCTCGATCACCGCCATCGCCGAGCTGATGCTGTTCGGCATGTACATCGACTCGGCCATCTACTTCGAGGCGGCGCTGGTGATCGCCATGCTCGGCTTCTGCAGCACCGTGGTGCTGAGCAAGTTCGTGCTGCGCCGGGACATCGTCGAATGA
- the hmgA gene encoding Homogentisate 1,2-dioxygenase produces MVSDGYQSGFGNEFATEAVPGTLPVGRNSPQRVAHGLYAEQLSGTAFTAPRGTNRRSWLYRIRPAAMHGEFAPFAQPHLQGDFSRGAVSPNQLRWNPLPLPATPTDFIEGLFTMGGNGSPEAHTGAGIHLYAANADMRGRWFYDTDGELLIVPQLGRLRLRTEMGVLDVEPQQIAVIPRGVRFAVELPDGQARGYVCENFGALLKLPDLGPIGSNGLANPRDFETPVAAFEDIEGQFELIAKFQGRLWRADIGHSPLDVVGWHGNYAPYRYDLRRFNTIGSISHDHPDPSIFLVLHSPSDTAGTSNMDFVIFPPRWLVAQDTFRPPWFHRNVASEFMGLIHGAYDAKAEGFVPGGCSIHNSMTGHGPDAATFDKASSADLSKPDIVTDTMAFMFETRGVIRPTEQAIAAGHRQRDYLACWSGLRANFRRG; encoded by the coding sequence ATGGTCAGTGACGGTTATCAATCCGGCTTCGGCAACGAGTTCGCCACCGAGGCGGTGCCCGGCACCTTGCCGGTGGGGCGCAATTCGCCGCAGCGCGTGGCCCACGGGCTGTATGCCGAGCAGCTGAGCGGCACCGCGTTCACCGCGCCGCGCGGGACCAACCGCCGCAGCTGGCTGTACCGCATCCGCCCGGCGGCGATGCACGGCGAGTTCGCGCCGTTCGCACAGCCGCACCTGCAGGGCGACTTCAGCCGCGGCGCGGTGTCGCCCAATCAACTGCGCTGGAACCCGCTGCCATTGCCGGCCACGCCCACCGACTTCATCGAGGGCCTGTTCACGATGGGCGGCAACGGTTCGCCCGAGGCGCACACCGGCGCGGGCATCCACCTGTACGCGGCCAACGCCGACATGCGCGGGCGCTGGTTCTACGATACCGATGGCGAACTGTTGATCGTGCCGCAACTGGGGCGACTGCGGCTGCGCACCGAGATGGGGGTGCTCGACGTCGAGCCGCAGCAGATCGCGGTGATCCCGCGCGGCGTGCGCTTTGCGGTCGAGCTGCCGGACGGACAGGCGCGCGGCTATGTTTGCGAGAATTTCGGCGCGCTGCTGAAGCTGCCGGACCTGGGCCCGATCGGCAGCAACGGCCTGGCCAACCCGCGCGACTTCGAGACACCGGTGGCGGCGTTCGAGGACATCGAGGGCCAGTTCGAACTGATCGCCAAGTTCCAGGGGCGTTTGTGGCGTGCCGACATCGGCCACTCGCCGCTGGACGTGGTCGGCTGGCACGGCAACTACGCGCCGTACCGCTACGACCTGCGCCGCTTCAACACCATCGGCTCGATCAGCCACGACCACCCGGACCCGTCGATCTTCCTGGTACTGCATTCGCCCAGCGATACCGCCGGCACCAGCAACATGGACTTCGTGATCTTCCCGCCGCGTTGGCTGGTGGCGCAGGACACGTTCCGCCCGCCGTGGTTCCACCGCAACGTCGCCAGCGAGTTCATGGGCCTGATCCACGGTGCCTACGACGCCAAGGCCGAGGGTTTTGTGCCCGGTGGCTGCTCGATCCACAACAGCATGACCGGCCACGGCCCCGACGCGGCCACCTTCGACAAGGCCTCCAGCGCGGATCTGAGCAAACCGGACATCGTCACCGACACGATGGCCTTCATGTTCGAAACGCGCGGGGTTATCCGCCCGACCGAGCAGGCCATCGCCGCCGGCCACCGCCAGCGTGATTACCTGGCGTGCTGGAGCGGACTGCGCGCCAATTTCAGGCGCGGGTGA
- a CDS encoding TonB-dependent receptor — protein sequence MKRKYLSMAVGLALLAPAAFVQAEEQQQPAAGHQATTLDSITVTARKREETLQEVPVAVTAFTPEAIEKLNIQDIGDIASQVPNTTVYAARGSSSTVTAYIRGIGQADPLWGVDPGVGIYLDDVYIARPQGALLDVFDVERVEVLRGPQGTLYGKNTIGGAIKYISRGLPTTPDGFASITVGNYNQLDVKAAYGGSIGGSKALRARVAVASLNRDGYGENKYSGQDVSDKEILAGRLQVGAYVNDDFNIQFAVDWMDDQSGVRGGKMLSPNFLDYVIDPARGSGQQPLDDRYDIRSGMPNVNDTSMLGLSATANWRVNDDVSLKYILAKRESDTETNIDFDMLPNRIVDVLAYYSDEQVSNELQLNYDAGGRARGVVGLYHFDGEAGGQVLNNFLNASFGDTRGTVFTKSIALYADWTIDLTEKWSLDLGARYTDEEKHAVVLNRAYSDASFDTVIATPADFDKKVTFSNVSPKISLGYQLNPDVLLYGLASRGFKSGGYNIRANSAVPHTLLPFDDESVDSFEVGAKMGLLDQRLFLNVSAFHNKYEDIQLSVFTGYDSNGDGVDDAFLGDFTNAGKGTVQGAEVEYQFLPTRNWLISGNLAYLDTKYDEFISAGTNIADTQVFTNAPEFSGALNVEWRTDLANGGNLSARVSYAYQSEVYPTTDLSEEIKQDGYGLINAGVVWRANDAWTFSLQGTNLADKEYRTTGYNIAALGILTGFYGPPRQYSLTARYNF from the coding sequence ATGAAGCGCAAGTATCTGAGCATGGCCGTGGGCCTTGCATTGCTGGCCCCGGCCGCATTCGTGCAGGCCGAGGAACAGCAGCAGCCGGCGGCGGGCCACCAGGCCACCACGTTGGATTCGATCACGGTGACCGCGCGCAAGCGCGAAGAGACGCTGCAGGAAGTACCGGTGGCGGTTACTGCATTCACGCCCGAGGCGATCGAGAAGCTCAATATCCAGGACATCGGCGACATCGCTTCGCAGGTGCCGAACACCACCGTATATGCGGCCCGCGGGTCGAGCAGCACGGTGACCGCCTACATCCGCGGCATCGGCCAGGCCGACCCGCTGTGGGGCGTGGACCCGGGCGTGGGCATCTACCTGGACGACGTGTACATCGCCCGCCCGCAGGGCGCGCTGCTGGACGTGTTCGACGTCGAGCGGGTCGAGGTGCTGCGCGGCCCGCAGGGCACGTTGTACGGCAAGAACACCATCGGTGGTGCGATCAAGTACATCTCGCGTGGCTTGCCGACCACGCCTGATGGCTTCGCGTCGATCACCGTCGGCAACTACAACCAGCTTGACGTGAAGGCCGCTTACGGTGGTTCGATTGGCGGCAGCAAGGCGCTGCGCGCGCGCGTGGCCGTGGCCAGCCTGAACCGTGACGGTTACGGCGAGAACAAGTACTCCGGGCAGGATGTCAGCGACAAGGAAATCCTCGCCGGGCGCCTGCAGGTGGGGGCTTACGTCAACGACGATTTCAATATCCAGTTCGCGGTCGACTGGATGGATGACCAGTCCGGCGTGCGCGGCGGCAAGATGCTTTCGCCCAACTTCCTCGACTACGTCATCGATCCGGCGCGCGGCTCCGGGCAGCAACCGCTGGATGACCGCTACGACATCCGCAGCGGCATGCCCAACGTCAATGACACCTCGATGCTGGGGCTGTCGGCGACCGCCAACTGGCGCGTGAACGATGATGTTTCGCTGAAATACATCCTCGCCAAACGCGAGTCCGATACCGAGACCAACATCGACTTCGACATGCTGCCCAATCGCATTGTCGATGTGCTCGCGTATTACAGCGACGAGCAGGTCAGCAACGAGTTGCAACTCAACTACGATGCCGGTGGTCGTGCGCGCGGCGTGGTCGGCCTCTACCACTTCGATGGCGAAGCGGGTGGCCAGGTGCTGAACAACTTCCTGAACGCGTCGTTCGGCGATACCCGCGGCACGGTGTTCACCAAGAGCATCGCGCTGTATGCCGACTGGACCATCGACCTCACCGAGAAGTGGAGCCTCGATCTCGGTGCGCGCTATACCGATGAAGAGAAGCATGCCGTCGTGTTGAACCGTGCTTACAGCGATGCGAGCTTCGACACGGTGATCGCGACCCCGGCCGACTTCGACAAGAAGGTGACCTTCAGCAACGTCTCGCCGAAGATTTCGCTTGGCTACCAGCTCAACCCGGACGTGCTGCTCTATGGCCTGGCTTCGCGCGGCTTCAAGTCGGGCGGCTACAACATCCGCGCCAACAGCGCCGTGCCGCACACGCTGCTGCCCTTCGACGACGAGTCGGTCGACAGCTTCGAGGTCGGCGCCAAAATGGGGCTGCTGGACCAGCGCCTGTTCCTGAACGTATCTGCCTTCCACAACAAGTACGAAGACATCCAGCTGTCCGTGTTCACCGGGTACGATTCCAATGGCGACGGCGTGGACGATGCCTTCCTCGGCGACTTCACCAACGCCGGCAAGGGTACGGTGCAAGGTGCGGAAGTGGAGTACCAGTTCCTGCCGACACGCAACTGGCTGATCAGTGGCAACCTGGCGTATCTCGACACCAAGTACGACGAGTTCATCAGTGCCGGCACCAATATCGCCGATACGCAGGTGTTCACCAACGCCCCGGAGTTTTCCGGCGCGCTGAACGTTGAATGGCGCACGGATCTGGCCAATGGCGGCAACCTCTCGGCCCGGGTCAGCTATGCCTACCAGAGCGAGGTTTACCCGACCACCGACCTGTCCGAGGAGATCAAGCAGGACGGCTATGGCCTGATCAACGCCGGCGTGGTCTGGCGCGCGAACGACGCCTGGACGTTCTCGCTGCAAGGCACGAATCTGGCCGACAAGGAATACCGGACCACCGGCTACAACATCGCCGCACTGGGCATCCTGACCGGCTTCTACGGCCCGCCGCGCCAGTACTCGCTGACCGCCCGCTACAACTTCTGA
- the phaG gene encoding Na() H() antiporter subunit G, with amino-acid sequence MTTFLQIVLSALLLFGCFFIVVGALGLVRFSDFFKRLHAPTKASTLGVGCVLACSVAYHIFLGEDPQPRELLITVFLFITAPISAHLMAKAALSLMMESRPEVPGDDSARAEQLPPPEGRAED; translated from the coding sequence ATGACCACCTTCCTGCAAATCGTGCTGTCGGCGCTGCTGCTGTTCGGCTGCTTCTTCATCGTCGTCGGCGCGCTGGGACTGGTGCGCTTCTCCGACTTCTTCAAGCGCCTGCACGCACCGACCAAGGCCAGCACGCTGGGCGTGGGCTGCGTGCTGGCCTGCTCGGTGGCCTACCACATCTTCCTCGGCGAGGACCCGCAGCCGCGCGAGCTGCTGATCACCGTGTTCCTGTTCATCACCGCGCCGATCAGCGCGCACCTGATGGCCAAGGCGGCGCTGTCGCTGATGATGGAAAGCCGCCCGGAAGTGCCGGGCGACGACAGCGCGCGCGCGGAGCAGCTGCCGCCGCCGGAAGGCCGCGCCGAAGACTGA
- a CDS encoding conserved exported hypothetical protein (Evidence 4 : Homologs of previously reported genes of unknown function), translated as MSTRRPLLRRLLPAPFLSLVVVAFWLLMSDSFTFGQLLLGMLLGVVVPLFAARLDREFARIGTLRPLPRLVGVMLWDILMCNFRVAAQVLGQERRLTPGFIWVPLDIGNIHGIAALTSLITLTPGTVSAALSDDRRHLLVHVLHLQDADALIAEIKTRYEAPLMEIFP; from the coding sequence ATGAGCACGCGTCGTCCCCTGCTGCGCCGGCTGCTGCCCGCGCCCTTCCTGTCGCTGGTGGTGGTCGCATTCTGGCTGCTGATGTCCGACAGCTTCACTTTCGGCCAATTGCTGCTGGGCATGCTGCTGGGCGTGGTGGTGCCGCTGTTTGCGGCGCGGCTGGACCGCGAGTTCGCCCGCATCGGCACGCTGCGGCCGTTGCCGCGACTGGTGGGGGTGATGCTGTGGGACATCCTGATGTGCAACTTCCGGGTAGCCGCGCAGGTGCTGGGGCAGGAGCGCAGGCTCACCCCCGGCTTCATCTGGGTGCCGCTGGACATCGGCAACATCCACGGCATCGCCGCGCTGACCAGCCTGATCACGCTGACCCCCGGCACGGTGTCCGCGGCGCTGTCCGACGACCGCCGCCACCTGCTGGTGCACGTGCTGCATCTGCAGGATGCCGACGCGCTGATCGCCGAGATCAAGACCCGCTACGAGGCGCCGCTGATGGAGATATTCCCGTGA
- a CDS encoding Transcriptional regulator, MarR family: MSSSEYSKSTSFRASHVLLDLEQFLPYRISVLSNRVSSNIARLYGERYGLSIPEWRVITILALYPGSSASEVSDRTAMDKVAVSRAVARLLERGFIKRETHGDDRRRSVLALSAAGFEVYETVAPMVMEITRKLMSVLTDEEEQVLEKLITRLADVGLAQMTTPD, encoded by the coding sequence ATGAGCTCTTCCGAATACAGCAAGTCCACCAGCTTCCGCGCATCGCACGTGCTGCTCGACCTCGAGCAGTTCCTGCCCTACCGCATCAGCGTGTTGTCCAACCGGGTCAGCAGCAACATCGCCCGGCTGTACGGCGAGCGCTACGGCCTGTCGATTCCCGAATGGCGGGTGATCACCATCCTGGCGCTGTACCCGGGCTCGTCGGCCAGCGAGGTGTCCGACCGCACGGCGATGGACAAGGTCGCGGTCAGCCGCGCGGTGGCGCGCCTGCTGGAGCGCGGCTTCATCAAGCGCGAAACCCACGGCGACGACCGCCGTCGCTCGGTGCTGGCGCTGTCGGCGGCCGGGTTCGAGGTGTACGAGACGGTGGCGCCGATGGTGATGGAGATCACCCGCAAGCTGATGTCGGTGCTGACCGACGAGGAAGAGCAGGTGCTGGAAAAGCTGATCACGCGGCTGGCCGACGTCGGTCTGGCGCAGATGACCACGCCGGACTGA
- a CDS encoding putative two component regulator sensor histidine kinase/response regulator fusion transcriptional regulator (Evidence 3 : Function proposed based on presence of conserved amino acid motif, structural feature or limited homology): MLSLVTVALAGVAWLVLMFGVALYGERRPAVFARHWRHVYALSLAVHCTSWTFYGTVTQAARYGWPLPPTFVGAILFYALAIGMMMRLVRLARETNATSLADLIAARLGRDAWLAATVTLIAALGLIPYIALQLKAVAMSFGMLTQRSADAVQSAAPWRDSALYVALAMALFAVLFGARRADVSEHNRGLVLAMAAESLFKLGAMLALGVFVWFGLKGIDLPAPQPVDAPAGGFMPLVLLGALAMFLLPHQFHIGVVECRDPADIRTARWLFPLYLLLIALPILPLARAGGALLGTSVPSDMYTLALPFSAGHTGVALFAFLGGLSAATGMVVVSTLTLSLMIGNHWFAPGLLRSTWARAGGDHRRELVWLRRVGICVIMLLAWAYSRLIGGGNVLADIGGISFSAMATLVPVLGFAIWRPQTPPRAAIAGLLAGFATWAWVLLLPSLLQGNGLAPGWQVEGPFGWRWLAPDALFGLTGWSPLGRAVGASLFVGTAVTLLAMAWRRDTPDRARRNLDADALRDAGRRFLPYEKVQHLLADAPRHGPVPARIEASIERELSAVLGAASARLLLDAARREEGELATVAAIVSEASQDLRFNQQVLQAALQNMSQGISVIDREQRLVAWNRPYAQLFGFPDELLQVGRPIIDLTRWALQAMPERGGDERAVDRRLAFMRAGTPHLTERVFPDGRIVEIRGNPMPGGGFVATFTDVTEFRRNEQALKRSNETLEQRVDERTALLESAKREAERANDAKSRFLTAIGHDLLQPLHAAHLFTDTLAQQVEAPPQQQAVMQIRGALDSTTQLLTGLFDMSRLEAGGLVPQSRDMPLAEVLDPLASEFRALAAARGLAFHYVPTRAWADSDPQLLRRVLQNFLANAVRYTARGGVLLGVRRAGGRVRIEVHDTGPGIARSEQRRIFEEFRRGEDSSGQGLGLGLAIADRIAGLLQAPLRLRSEPGRGTVFSVSLATVPAPVEAVPPTLAMAEPAATPVATRVLVVDNDPAALAGLAALLRGWGYEVAEAGGDAGAVAAMQAAPAALWLFDYNLDDGDTGTALHARLTGRFGARPTLILSADDSLATRREVLEQGLTLLHKPVRPLALKSILDRLLVARAAAKAPPG, encoded by the coding sequence ATGCTGAGCCTGGTGACGGTGGCGCTGGCCGGGGTGGCCTGGCTGGTGCTGATGTTCGGCGTCGCCCTGTACGGCGAGCGGCGGCCGGCCGTGTTCGCCCGCCACTGGCGCCACGTGTATGCGCTGTCGCTGGCGGTGCACTGCACCTCGTGGACCTTCTACGGCACGGTGACCCAGGCCGCGCGCTACGGCTGGCCGCTGCCGCCGACCTTCGTCGGCGCGATCCTGTTCTACGCGCTGGCCATCGGTATGATGATGCGGCTGGTGCGGCTGGCGCGCGAAACCAACGCCACCTCGCTGGCCGACCTGATCGCCGCGCGGCTGGGTCGCGATGCGTGGCTGGCGGCGACGGTGACCCTGATCGCCGCGCTCGGCCTGATCCCCTATATCGCCCTGCAATTGAAAGCCGTGGCGATGAGCTTCGGCATGCTTACCCAGCGCTCGGCCGATGCGGTGCAGAGCGCGGCGCCGTGGCGCGACAGCGCGTTGTACGTGGCGCTGGCGATGGCGCTGTTCGCGGTGCTGTTCGGCGCGCGCCGCGCCGATGTGTCCGAGCACAACCGCGGGCTGGTGCTGGCGATGGCGGCCGAGTCGCTGTTCAAGCTTGGCGCGATGCTGGCGCTGGGCGTGTTCGTCTGGTTCGGGCTGAAAGGCATCGACCTGCCCGCGCCGCAGCCGGTGGATGCGCCGGCCGGCGGCTTCATGCCGTTGGTGCTGCTGGGCGCGCTGGCGATGTTCCTGCTGCCGCACCAGTTCCACATCGGCGTGGTCGAATGCCGTGACCCGGCCGACATCCGTACCGCGCGCTGGCTGTTCCCGCTGTACCTGCTGCTGATCGCGCTGCCGATCCTGCCACTGGCGCGCGCCGGCGGCGCCCTGCTCGGCACCAGTGTGCCCAGCGACATGTACACGCTGGCGCTGCCGTTCTCGGCCGGGCACACCGGCGTGGCGCTGTTCGCCTTCCTCGGCGGCTTGAGCGCGGCCACCGGCATGGTGGTGGTCAGCACGTTGACGCTGAGCCTGATGATCGGCAACCACTGGTTCGCGCCGGGCCTGCTGCGCAGCACCTGGGCGCGTGCCGGTGGCGACCACCGCCGCGAGCTGGTGTGGCTGCGGCGCGTGGGTATCTGCGTGATCATGCTGCTGGCGTGGGCCTACAGCCGCCTGATCGGCGGCGGCAACGTGCTGGCCGATATCGGCGGCATCTCGTTCTCGGCGATGGCCACGCTGGTGCCGGTGCTGGGCTTCGCGATCTGGCGGCCGCAGACGCCGCCGCGCGCGGCCATCGCCGGCCTGCTGGCCGGATTCGCCACGTGGGCGTGGGTGCTGCTGCTGCCCTCGCTGCTGCAGGGCAACGGCTTGGCGCCCGGTTGGCAGGTCGAAGGGCCGTTCGGCTGGCGTTGGCTGGCGCCGGATGCGTTGTTCGGCCTGACCGGCTGGAGCCCGTTGGGGCGCGCGGTGGGCGCCAGCCTGTTCGTCGGCACGGCGGTGACGCTGCTGGCGATGGCGTGGCGCCGCGACACACCCGACCGTGCCCGTCGCAACCTCGACGCCGATGCGCTGCGCGACGCCGGCCGCCGTTTCCTGCCGTACGAAAAAGTGCAGCACCTGCTGGCCGACGCACCACGCCACGGCCCGGTGCCGGCGAGGATCGAGGCCAGCATCGAACGCGAATTGTCCGCGGTGCTGGGCGCGGCTTCGGCACGCCTGCTGCTGGATGCCGCGCGCCGCGAGGAGGGCGAACTGGCGACGGTGGCGGCGATCGTCAGCGAAGCCTCGCAGGACCTGCGCTTCAACCAGCAGGTGTTGCAGGCGGCGTTGCAGAACATGAGCCAGGGCATCAGCGTGATCGACCGCGAGCAGCGGCTGGTGGCGTGGAACCGGCCCTACGCGCAGCTGTTCGGCTTCCCCGACGAACTGCTGCAGGTCGGCCGGCCGATCATCGACCTGACCCGCTGGGCGCTGCAGGCGATGCCCGAACGCGGTGGCGACGAGCGCGCGGTGGACCGGCGCCTGGCGTTCATGCGCGCCGGTACGCCGCACCTGACCGAGCGGGTGTTCCCCGATGGCCGCATCGTCGAGATCCGCGGCAACCCGATGCCCGGTGGCGGCTTCGTCGCCACCTTCACCGATGTCACCGAGTTCCGCCGCAACGAGCAGGCGCTCAAGCGCAGCAACGAGACGCTGGAGCAGCGCGTGGACGAGCGCACCGCGTTGCTGGAATCGGCCAAGCGCGAGGCCGAGCGCGCCAACGACGCCAAGAGCCGCTTCCTCACCGCCATCGGCCACGACCTGCTGCAGCCGCTGCACGCCGCGCACCTGTTCACCGACACGTTGGCGCAGCAGGTGGAGGCGCCGCCGCAGCAGCAGGCGGTGATGCAGATACGCGGGGCGCTGGATTCGACCACGCAGCTGCTGACCGGGCTGTTCGACATGTCGCGGCTGGAAGCCGGCGGGCTGGTGCCGCAGTCGCGCGACATGCCGCTGGCCGAGGTGCTGGACCCGCTGGCATCCGAATTCCGCGCGCTGGCCGCCGCGCGCGGGCTGGCCTTCCACTACGTGCCGACCCGCGCGTGGGCGGACAGCGACCCGCAACTGCTGCGCCGCGTGCTGCAGAACTTCCTCGCCAACGCGGTGCGCTACACCGCGCGCGGCGGGGTGCTGCTGGGCGTGCGCCGCGCGGGCGGGCGCGTGCGCATCGAGGTGCACGACACCGGGCCAGGTATCGCCCGCAGCGAGCAGCGGCGCATCTTCGAGGAGTTCCGCCGCGGCGAGGACAGCAGCGGGCAGGGGCTGGGCCTGGGGCTGGCCATCGCCGACCGCATCGCCGGGCTGCTGCAGGCGCCGCTGCGGCTGCGCAGCGAACCGGGCCGTGGCACCGTGTTCTCGGTGTCGCTGGCCACCGTGCCGGCGCCGGTGGAAGCCGTCCCGCCAACGCTGGCGATGGCGGAACCGGCGGCGACGCCGGTGGCCACCCGCGTGCTGGTGGTGGACAACGACCCGGCGGCGCTGGCCGGGTTGGCCGCGCTGCTGCGCGGCTGGGGCTACGAGGTGGCCGAGGCGGGCGGCGACGCCGGTGCGGTGGCGGCCATGCAGGCCGCTCCGGCGGCGTTGTGGCTGTTCGACTACAACCTGGACGACGGTGACACCGGCACCGCCCTGCATGCGCGCCTGACGGGGCGCTTCGGTGCGCGGCCGACGCTGATCCTCAGTGCCGACGACAGCCTTGCCACCCGCCGCGAGGTACTGGAGCAGGGCTTGACCCTGCTGCACAAGCCGGTGCGGCCGCTGGCGCTGAAATCGATCCTCGACCGCCTGCTGGTCGCGCGCGCGGCGGCGAAGGCACCGCCGGGCTGA
- the vllY gene encoding Hemolysin VllY has translation MNIHDPAASGTPDPGMQVTTFENPMGIDGFEFVEFAAPAGQADRLHDYFRNMGFTAVLRHRQRAITVYRQGGVNFLVNEEPDSFAAAFAAKHGPCACGFAIRFRKPAAEVLAAALENGAEQHAELADTRAVPAPVIKGIGDCMLYLVDRYGAAGSIYDADYAPIEGAEQNPAGFGLTFIDHLTHNLYLGNMQQWSDYYERLFNFREIRYFDIKGAKTGLVSKAMTAPDGIVRIPLNESSDPKSQINEYLDAYNGEGIQHIACFTDNIYDTVEAMRARGIEFLDTPDTYFDVVDLRIPDNGEDVPRLRRNKILIDADPETKQRKLLQIFTQNCIGPIFFEIIQRKGNEGFGEGNFQALFESIERDQIKRGVL, from the coding sequence ATGAACATCCACGACCCCGCCGCATCCGGCACGCCCGACCCGGGCATGCAGGTCACCACCTTCGAGAACCCGATGGGCATCGACGGTTTCGAGTTCGTCGAGTTCGCCGCACCGGCCGGGCAGGCTGACCGGCTGCACGACTACTTCCGGAACATGGGATTCACCGCCGTACTGCGACACCGGCAGCGTGCTATTACGGTATACCGCCAAGGCGGCGTCAACTTCCTCGTCAACGAGGAGCCGGATTCGTTCGCCGCCGCCTTCGCCGCCAAGCATGGTCCCTGTGCCTGCGGCTTCGCCATCCGCTTCCGCAAGCCCGCTGCCGAAGTGCTGGCCGCGGCGCTGGAAAACGGTGCAGAACAGCACGCCGAGCTGGCCGACACCCGCGCGGTACCGGCGCCGGTGATCAAGGGTATCGGTGATTGCATGCTGTACCTGGTGGATCGCTACGGCGCGGCCGGCAGCATCTACGACGCCGACTACGCGCCGATCGAGGGCGCCGAGCAGAACCCGGCCGGCTTCGGCCTGACCTTCATCGACCACCTGACCCACAATCTGTATCTGGGCAACATGCAGCAGTGGTCGGACTATTACGAGCGGCTGTTCAACTTCCGCGAGATCCGCTACTTCGACATCAAGGGCGCCAAGACCGGGCTGGTGTCCAAGGCGATGACCGCGCCGGACGGCATCGTGCGCATCCCGCTCAACGAGTCCTCCGACCCGAAGAGCCAGATCAACGAATACCTGGACGCCTACAATGGCGAGGGCATCCAGCACATCGCCTGCTTCACCGACAACATCTACGACACCGTCGAGGCCATGCGCGCGCGCGGTATCGAGTTCCTGGACACGCCGGATACCTATTTCGACGTGGTCGACCTGCGTATCCCCGACAACGGCGAGGACGTGCCGCGCCTGCGCCGGAACAAGATCCTGATCGACGCCGACCCGGAGACCAAGCAGCGCAAGCTGCTGCAGATCTTCACCCAGAACTGCATCGGCCCGATCTTCTTCGAGATCATCCAGCGCAAGGGCAACGAAGGCTTCGGCGAAGGCAACTTCCAGGCGCTGTTCGAGAGCATCGAGCGCGACCAGATCAAGCGCGGCGTGCTGTAA